One part of the Tunicatimonas pelagia genome encodes these proteins:
- a CDS encoding TolC family protein: MKFIACLSLLLAYTLSWAQEVDYNRIILPPEAEGIEPVERLVQLAWQNYPDNEIVQRQAVIAKKNVSLSKWSWLDNLTASGNLNEFTISPPEGTDDNFNNFFPRYNFGARISLDILNTPTRVRVAKEELNIAQAEVNKQKLQIRAIVYRLHEEYKIAKQMYEIQSQSSEDSYTMYTLAEQNFREGEIGVEEYTKAGELYNAEKIKLIRAESNLVLARVNIEELIGVSLSAVIDD; encoded by the coding sequence ATGAAATTTATTGCTTGCCTCTCTTTGCTCTTGGCATACACACTCAGTTGGGCGCAAGAGGTTGATTACAACAGAATTATTTTACCACCCGAAGCGGAGGGCATAGAACCGGTTGAACGACTGGTTCAACTAGCTTGGCAGAACTATCCGGATAATGAGATCGTTCAACGGCAAGCTGTAATTGCCAAGAAAAACGTATCACTATCTAAGTGGAGCTGGCTAGATAATTTAACTGCAAGTGGTAACCTTAATGAGTTTACTATCAGCCCACCGGAAGGGACTGACGATAATTTCAATAATTTTTTTCCTCGGTACAACTTTGGTGCTCGCATCTCCCTAGACATACTAAATACGCCCACCAGAGTGCGAGTGGCGAAAGAAGAGTTAAATATCGCTCAAGCCGAAGTGAACAAACAGAAACTTCAAATAAGAGCAATTGTCTATCGGCTGCACGAAGAGTACAAAATTGCTAAGCAGATGTACGAGATACAATCACAATCGTCAGAAGATTCTTATACAATGTATACATTAGCCGAACAAAACTTCAGGGAAGGTGAGATTGGTGTAGAAGAATATACCAAAGCAGGAGAATTATATAATGCAGAAAAGATTAAGCTGATTCGTGCCGAAAGTAATCTGGTTCTGGCCAGGGTTAACATTGAGGAGCTGATTGGGGTATCGCTCAGTGCTGTTATTGACGACTAA